In one Psychrilyobacter piezotolerans genomic region, the following are encoded:
- the grdA gene encoding glycine/sarcosine/betaine reductase complex selenoprotein A encodes MFNYENKKLIIVGDRDGVPGEAIKECAETIANVEVIFASTECFVUTAAGAMDLENQKRIKDFATEYGPENLVVILGAAEAEASGLAAETVTMGDPTFSGILANEALGLTVFHVLEDQFKGAVDADKFEEQVGMMEMVLEVEEIVEEMNEIRGEGCKYL; translated from the coding sequence ATGTTTAATTATGAAAATAAAAAATTAATCATCGTCGGTGATAGAGACGGTGTACCTGGAGAAGCTATAAAAGAATGCGCTGAGACAATAGCTAACGTAGAAGTTATATTTGCTTCTACAGAATGCTTTGTCTGAACGGCTGCAGGAGCAATGGATTTAGAGAATCAAAAAAGAATTAAAGATTTCGCAACTGAATATGGACCAGAAAACTTAGTAGTTATATTAGGAGCAGCAGAAGCAGAGGCATCTGGATTAGCTGCAGAAACAGTAACAATGGGAGACCCTACATTCTCAGGAATATTAGCTAACGAAGCGTTAGGATTAACTGTATTCCACGTATTAGAAGATCAATTCAAAGGTGCTGTAGATGCAGACAAATTTGAAGAGCAAGTAGGAATGATGGAAATGGTATTAGAAGTAGAAGAGATCGTAGAAGAAATGAACGAAATCAGAGGAGAAGGTTGTAAATACCTTTAA
- a CDS encoding glycine/sarcosine/betaine reductase component B subunit yields the protein MRLELGEINISDIKFADVSKVENGVLHVNAEEIKAIVLEDDRIIDVKLELAKPGESVRITPVKDVIEPRVKVGGDSSIFPGVVSKVTTVGEGRTHVLKGSAVVTCGKVVGFQEGIIDMSGVAADYSPFSKLNNLCMVIEPKEGIDQYAYEAAARMAGLKIAAHLGKLGENVTPDNIEVFETKPLLEQANEYPDLPKVGYVYMLQTQGLLHDTYVYGVDAKKIVPTILYPTEVMDGAILSGNCVSACDKNTTFHHLNNPIIKNLYKQHGKEINFMGIIITNENVYLADKERSSNWTAKFTKYLGLDGAVISQEGFGNPDTDLIMNCKKVEAQGVKTVIVTDEYAGRDGSSQSLADADVSANAVITGGNANEMITLAPMDKVIGMLDYTDTLSGGFDGSLKADGTIEAEIQIITGATNELGFNKLSAKMY from the coding sequence TTGCGTTTAGAATTAGGAGAAATTAATATTTCAGATATAAAATTTGCAGATGTCTCAAAGGTAGAAAATGGTGTTTTACATGTAAATGCGGAAGAAATCAAGGCAATTGTTTTAGAGGATGACAGAATCATTGATGTTAAACTTGAATTAGCAAAGCCTGGAGAAAGTGTTAGAATTACACCTGTTAAAGATGTAATCGAGCCTAGAGTAAAAGTTGGAGGAGATTCTAGTATCTTCCCTGGTGTTGTCTCAAAGGTAACAACAGTTGGAGAAGGTAGAACTCATGTATTAAAAGGGTCTGCTGTAGTAACTTGTGGAAAGGTTGTTGGATTCCAAGAAGGTATCATCGACATGTCTGGTGTTGCAGCAGATTATAGTCCTTTCTCAAAGTTAAATAACTTATGTATGGTTATCGAGCCTAAAGAAGGAATCGACCAATACGCTTATGAAGCAGCAGCTAGAATGGCTGGATTAAAAATCGCTGCTCACTTAGGTAAATTAGGAGAAAATGTTACTCCTGATAATATCGAAGTATTCGAAACTAAACCTTTATTAGAGCAAGCTAACGAGTATCCTGATTTACCAAAGGTAGGTTATGTATACATGTTACAAACTCAAGGTCTTTTACATGATACTTATGTATATGGTGTAGATGCTAAGAAAATAGTACCAACTATTTTATATCCAACTGAAGTTATGGATGGAGCTATCTTAAGTGGAAACTGTGTATCAGCTTGTGATAAGAACACAACTTTCCATCACTTAAATAACCCAATCATCAAAAACTTATACAAGCAACATGGAAAAGAAATCAACTTCATGGGAATCATCATAACTAACGAAAACGTATATTTAGCAGATAAAGAAAGATCATCTAACTGGACAGCTAAATTTACTAAATACTTAGGATTAGATGGTGCAGTAATCTCTCAAGAAGGATTCGGAAACCCTGATACTGACTTAATCATGAACTGTAAGAAAGTAGAAGCTCAAGGTGTTAAAACAGTTATCGTTACTGACGAGTATGCTGGTAGAGATGGATCATCTCAATCATTAGCAGATGCAGATGTATCAGCTAACGCAGTAATAACTGGTGGAAACGCCAATGAAATGATAACTTTAGCTCCAATGGACAAAGTTATCGGAATGTTAGACTATACAGATACATTATCAGGTGGATTTGACGGTTCATTAAAAGCTGACGGAACTATCGAAGCTGAGATCCAAATAATCACTGGTGCAACAAACGAATTAGGATTCAACAAATTATCAGCTAAAATGTACTAG
- the trxA gene encoding thioredoxin TrxA, with amino-acid sequence MLVVDKGTFEEEVLNAEGYVLVDYYSDGCVPCQALLPELEVIAEKNADKAKFVKLNTSKARRMAIKQKVLGLPTITLYKGGEKVAELTKDDATAKNIENMLAENIK; translated from the coding sequence ATGTTAGTAGTAGATAAAGGAACATTCGAAGAAGAAGTACTGAATGCAGAAGGTTATGTATTAGTAGATTACTATAGTGACGGGTGTGTACCGTGCCAGGCATTATTACCTGAATTAGAAGTAATAGCTGAAAAAAATGCCGATAAAGCTAAATTCGTAAAATTAAACACAAGTAAGGCAAGAAGAATGGCTATAAAGCAAAAAGTATTAGGATTACCTACAATAACTTTATATAAAGGTGGAGAAAAAGTAGCGGAGTTAACAAAAGACGATGCAACAGCTAAAAATATTGAAAACATGCTTGCTGAAAATATCAAGTAA
- the trxB gene encoding thioredoxin-disulfide reductase, with translation MSKVYDLIVIGAGPAGLSAALYAGRSKLSTLVLEKSKTGGQIVITHEVANYPGSVREATGPSLIGRMVEQVVEFGAEIKADNVIDVDFSGDIKIVKGEKEEYQAKAVIIATGATPRKMGCPGEAEFTGKGVSYCATCDADFFEDFEVFVIGGGDTAVEEAMYLTKFARKVTIVHRRDELRAAKSIQEKAFKNDKLEFMWDSTVEELRGDGILETAVFRNLKTGELTEFHADEEDGTFGLFAFVGYVPHSDTFKGHIEMDDWGYIKTDDEMRTNVEGVFAAGDIRPKALRQVVTATADGAIAATLAEKYMEEKF, from the coding sequence ATGTCAAAAGTATACGACCTTATAGTAATAGGAGCAGGGCCAGCGGGATTATCTGCAGCTTTATATGCAGGAAGATCAAAATTATCTACATTGGTATTGGAAAAGAGTAAGACAGGAGGACAGATTGTTATAACTCATGAAGTAGCAAACTATCCTGGATCTGTAAGAGAAGCAACAGGACCATCTCTAATCGGTAGAATGGTAGAGCAGGTAGTAGAATTCGGTGCAGAAATAAAAGCTGACAATGTAATCGATGTAGACTTTTCTGGAGACATCAAAATTGTTAAAGGTGAAAAAGAAGAATATCAAGCTAAGGCAGTTATCATAGCAACTGGAGCTACACCTAGAAAGATGGGTTGCCCGGGAGAAGCTGAATTTACTGGTAAGGGAGTTTCATACTGTGCTACATGCGACGCAGACTTCTTTGAAGATTTCGAAGTATTCGTAATCGGTGGAGGAGACACAGCAGTTGAAGAAGCAATGTACTTAACTAAATTTGCTAGAAAAGTAACTATAGTACATAGAAGAGATGAATTAAGAGCAGCTAAATCTATCCAGGAGAAAGCATTTAAAAATGACAAGTTAGAATTTATGTGGGATTCAACAGTTGAAGAATTAAGAGGTGACGGAATATTAGAAACAGCAGTTTTCAGAAACTTAAAAACTGGAGAATTAACAGAATTCCATGCAGATGAAGAAGATGGAACATTCGGTTTATTCGCATTTGTTGGTTATGTACCACATTCAGATACATTCAAAGGTCATATAGAAATGGATGACTGGGGATATATCAAAACAGATGACGAAATGAGAACAAATGTAGAGGGAGTATTTGCAGCAGGAGATATCAGACCTAAAGCACTTAGACAAGTAGTAACAGCAACTGCTGATGGAGCAATCGCAGCAACGTTAGCTGAAAAATATATGGAAGAAAAATTTTAA